The DNA sequence cccggccatAAATCGTCTTTTCTTTGGccgactaatatccctgaatctaagtgggtctctgccctaaaggggttgttcaccttcacacccacacttttttcagttcatttgtcaTCAgatccccaaaaataaagacttttttcaattacttttcattatttattttttaccgttatTCCAGAATCTAAGTAattcagactctgaactgttacaatttacaacatttagttgatccatttctcagcagcatctctggagtattagtaactattgtatcaagtctaacagctgcctgtaatgaaacccagagattctgctcagcagggacaaacataagaaaacgatcaaaaaaagttcaactaaatgtatcaatttagatcagtttacagggtcggcgacccccctccccgaGCTGCTGAcactttacgcttcaatattagaaaaactgtgacacatagaaaatagaaagtaattggaaaaagtcattatttctgatgatctatctgaaaccaactagttgtttgaagacgaaccacccatttaatattcatgtaaagaaaatatataatatattataccaGTGTTGGACCAGTAACACATTGGACACATTGTTATGGCTGAGCCAGAGATACTGGTTATTATGGGGCTGGACTGGCGGAGATATTTGTGTAGCCAGTTAGTTCATTATAACTAAGCACCACTAGGGGGCGTTTATCTGAATGAGTGAGTGACTGGTAACCCCTCATCTTATTGACATGACTAGTGCAGAGATACTGGTTATTATGGGGCTGAACTGGTGCCCATTGATGAAGTTTGAAAATAGACCACGTAACtaagtgtccctttaagaaataactgatATCAAAATGATTTTATCAATTAATTGATGAATGTAAATCTGCCTGATAATCTATTTGTAAGGAAATAATAACAAGACAACGGGTTCCCCGGCATGTTAGAGAGCAGGGTGTTTGCCCCCGGGTCACTCACTAACACAATTCCTGTGATGCTCAGGGATCagtttaatatttgtatttgccCCATGGCGACATTGGGAAGAACGATTAAAGGCCAAGTTCACCAATCATTAACCTGACTCCTCTCTGTGTTTAATTCATGGTCATGCACAGGATAATATTCTGACCAATCACAGCATGGGTTATGGCACCTAGGGGGTCGGTGCTGTATTGGGAGCCATGAGTCAAGTGAGAAAGAAGTCTCAGGGGTTCATCCCAGTTTTAATGAGTAGTCAATGGGGTTCACCCCAGTTTTAATGAATAACCAATGGGATTCACCCCAGTTTTAATGAGTAACCAGTGGGGTTCACCCCAGTTTTAATGAATAACCAATGGGATTCACCCCAGTTTTAATGAGTAACCAGTGGGGTTCACCCCAGTTTTAATGAGTAGCCAATGGGGTTCATCCCAGTTTAAATGAGTAGCCAATGGGGTTCACCCCTGTTTTAATGAGTAGCCAATGGGGTTAACCCCAGTTTTAATGAATAACCAATGGGATTCACCCCAGTTTTAATGAGTAACCAGTGGGGTTCACCCCAGTTTTAATGAATAACCAATGGGATTCACCCCAgttttaatgagtaaccaatggGGTTCACCCCTGTTTTAATGAGTAGCCAATGGGGTTAACCCCAGTTTTAATGAATAACCAATGGGATTCACCCCAGTTTTAATGAGTAACCAGTGCGGTTCACCCCAgttttaatgagtaaccaatggGGTTCACCCCTGTTTTAATGAGTAGCCAATGGGGTTAACCCCAGTTTTAATGAGTAGCCAATGGGGTTCACCCCAGTTTAAATGAGTAGCAAATGGGGTTCACCCCAGTTTAAATGAGTAGCCAATGGGGTTCACCCCAGTTTTAATAAGTAGCCAGTGGGGTTCGCCCCAGTTTTAATGAGTAAACAATGGGGGTACACCCCAGTTTTAATGAGTAGCCAATGGGGTTCACCCCAGTTTTAATGAGTAACCAGTGCCCGTCCCCCAGAACACACTTGTCTGGTGCCGTAAGAAGAACGAGAGCAACATACACTTACCTACTGACATTTACTCACTGCAACATGGAAACCCACCTACAAACACATTCACTGGTTCCGCCAGGTGAGATTGCCCCCAAATGTGCACCAGCTAGAAAATGGTCAGTTTTGTattgcaataaataaagtacagggATTAAAGAAGGAGGTCTctgtcccaaagagcttacagtctaagcaatacaaatcattttgtttataataaagaaacaatgaGACGTGGTTGTGTTGGAGACCCAGAgggaataaataaatagaaattccCCAGAAATCTTCCCTGTGGGAGGGAAATGTTCTCCATTGACCCGAGGGTAGTTCAGCAGTTCCTGGTTCCCTATTGTGAAAAAAATGGGAGGAAACTTGGGCTTAATCTCTTTCTGGACTCCCCCCATTGCAAGGGGTGGACTTACCTGatggcctgaggtggaggtaggtctcagtctactgtgtatcatgtgcttgaatggctgcccccatggctacacagcagcttgtttatataaactatagtagtacttatctgttatctactgtgtatcctgtgcttgagtggctgcccccatggctacacagcagcttgtttatataaactatagtagtacttatctgttatctactgtgtatcctgtgcttgaatggctgcccccatggctacacagcagcttgtttatataaactatagtagtacttatctgttatctactgtgtatcctgtgcttgaatggctgcccccatggctacacagcagcttgtttatataaactatagtagtacttatctgttatctactgtgtatcctgtgcttgaatggctgcccccatggctacacagcagcttgtttatataaactatagtagtacttatctgttatctactgtgtatcctgtgcttgaatggctgcccccatggctacacagcagcttgtttatataaactatagtagtacttatctgttatctactgtgtatcctgtgcttgaatggctgcccccatggctacacagcagcttgtttatataaactatagtagtactatctgttatctactgtgtatcctgtgcttgaatggctgcccccttggctacacagcagcttgtttatataaactatagtagtacttatctgttatctactgtgtatcctgtgcttgaatggctgcccccatggctacacagcagcttgtttatataaactatagtagtacttatctgttatctactgtgtatcctgtgcttgaatggctgcccccatggctacacagcagcttgtttatataaactatagtagtacttatctgttatctactgtgtatcctgtgcatgaatggctgcccccatggctacacagcagcttgtttatataaactatagtagtacttatctgttatctactgtgtatcctgtgcgtgaatggctgcccccatggctacacagcagcttgtttatataaactatagtagtacttatctgttatctactgtgtatcctgtgcgtgaatggctgcccccatggctacacagcagcttgtttatataaactatagtagtacttatctgttatctactgtgtatcctgtgcttgaatggctgcccccatggctacacagcagcttgtttatataaactatagtagtacttatcggttatctactgtttatcctgtgcatgaatggctgcccccatggctacacagcagcttgtttatataaactatagtagtacttatctgttatctactgtgtatcctgtgcttgaatggctgcccccatggctacacagcagcttgtttatataaactatagtagtacttatctgttatctactgtgtatcctgtgcttgaatggctgcccccatggctacacagcagcttgtttatataaactatagtagtacttatctgttatctactgtgtatcctgtgcatgaatggctgcccccatggctacacagcagcttgtttatataaactatagtagtacttatctgttatctactgtgtatcctgtgcgtgaatggctgcccccatggctacacagcagcttgttatataactatagtagtacttatctgttatctactgtgtatcctgtgcttgaatggctgcccccatggctacacagcagcttatttatataaactatagtagtacttatctgttatctactgtgtatcctgtgcttgaatggctgcccccatggctacacagcagcttgtttatataaactatagtagtacttatctgttatctactgtgtatcctgtgcttgaatggctgcccccatggctacacagcagcttgtttatataaactatagtagtactatctgttatctactgtgtatcctgtgcttgaatggctgcccccttggctacacagcagcttgtttatataaactatagtagtacttatctgttatctactgtgtatcctgtgcttgaatggctgcccccatggctacacagcagcttgtttatataaactatagtagtacttatctgttatctactgtgtatcctgtgcttgaatggctgcccccatggctacacagcagcttgtttatataaactatagtagtacttatctgttatctactgtgtatcctgtgcatgaatggctgcccccatggctacacagcagcttgtttatataaactatagtagtacttatctgttatctactgtgtatcctgtgcgtgaatggctgcccccatggctacacagcagcttgtttatataaactatagtagtacttatctgttatctactgtgtatcctgtgcgtgaatggctgcccccatggctacacagcagcttgtttatataaactatagtagtacttatctgttatctactgtgtatcctgtgcttgaatggctgcccccatggctacacagcagcttgtttatataaactatagtagtacttatcggttatctactgtttatcctgtgcatgaatggctgcccccatggctacacagcagcttgtttatataaactatagtagtacttatctgttatctactgtgtatcctgtgcttgaatggctgcccccatggctacacagcagcttgtttatataaactatagtagtacttatctgttatctactgtgtatcctgtgcttgaatggctgcccccatggctacacagcagcttgtttatataaactatagtagtacttatcggttatctactgtttatcctgtgcatgaatggctgcccccatggctacacagcagcttgtttatataaactatagtagtacttatctgttatctactgtgtatcctgtgcttgaatggctgcccccatggctacacagcagcttgtttatataaactatagtagtacttatctgttatctactgtgtatcctgtgcttgaatggctgcccccatggctacacagcagcttgtttatataaactatagtagtacttatctgttatctactgtgtatcctgtgcatgaatggctgcccccatggctacacagcagcttgtttatataaactatagtagtacttatctgttatctactgtgtatcctgtgcgtgaatggctgcccccatggctacacagcagcttgtttatataaactatagtagtacttatctgttatctactgtgtatcctgtgcttgaatggctgcccccatggctacacagcagcttgtttatataaactatagtagtacttatcggttatctactgtgtatcctgtgcttgaatggctgcccccatggctacacagcagcttgtttatataaactatagtagtacttatctgttatctactgtgtatcctgtgcttgaatggctgcccccatggctacacagcagcttgtttatataaactatagtagtacttatctgttatctactgtgtatcctgtgcatgaatggctgcccccatggctacacagcagcttgtttatataaactatagtagtacttatctgttatctactgtgtatcctgtgcttgaatggctgcccccatggctacacagcagcttgtttatataaactatagtagtacttatctgttatctactgtgtatcctgtgcttgaatggctgcccccatggctacacagcagcttgtttatataaactatagtagtacttatctgttatctactgtgtatcctgtgcttgaatggctgcccccatggctacacagcagcttgtttagagggcaacagtacaatatactttaattattttaaaactcttACTTTaaggtgttactgtttctttaaccttTGTTTCATGGTTAAGAACCCCTGGAATCCATTGATTTCATTCGTTTGTACTGTCACAGCCTCTAACATTATAGTTCAGCAAAAGCATCTTTACTCCAGGCATTTCCAGTGAGGGATGAGCTGAGCGAGGGGCTCCCATTGTAACAATGGGCTGCAGAAAGTTTTCATTGGCCCCTCTGTGGATTTACATGGAATTAGCAAATCGCTCGCTTAGAAGCCAAAATCTGTAGATTGTTATGTGAGGAATGTCTGATCCTAATTCTCAGGGGGCAGCAGAGCACAGCTGGGAGTCAGTACTGAAAGGAGCCACATTCTCTGCTCAGTAGGAAACAGCTCCAGCCTATGGGAACATCAGCCAAACTCCATGAACTCCAACTGCCAAagttcactttcactttttggaCAATAACAAGTCAGAGCCAACCAGAGACAGAGCAGAGGGAATAGAGACAGAGCAGACAGAGGGAATATAGAGagaacagacagacagaggagacAGAGACAGAGCTGACAGTCAGAGGAGACAGAGCTGACAGTCAGAGGGGACAGAGACAGAGCTGACAGAGAGAATATAGAGagaacagacagacagaggagacAGAGACAGAGCTGACAGTCAGAGGAGACAGAGACAGAGTTGACAGTCAGAGGGGACAAAGGCAGAGCTGACAGTCAGAGGAGACAGAGACAGAGCTGACAGTCAGAGGAGACAGAGACAGACCTGACAGTCAGAGGGGACAGAGACAGAGCTGACAGTCAGAGGAGACAGCGACAGAGCTGACAGTCAGAGGGGACAGAGACAGAGCTGACAGTCAGAGGAGACAGAGACAGAGCTGACAGTCAGAGGAGACAGAGACAGAGCTGACAGTCAGAGGAGACAGAGATCAGAGCAGAGACACATGAGGATGGAACTGGGCATAACTTGGTGTTTGCTGGTGGCCGTGGGGCTCATTGTGGCAGCAGAGGAGCAAGTACCAATGTCTGAGCTTTCGGACCTGCAGAACAAGACCTTGGCCCTGGCAGCAGAGGAATTGCACAGCAAGAAGCACATCAACAACCGATTCCAGGTCTTCTCTGTACAGGAAGCAACAGAagaggtgagtgtgagtgtgagtgaaggGAATTCAGTGTAGCTCTGGCACACACTCATGGCCGGTACCTCTAATTCATTCGGGATTTTCTATTGGAACATGATCATGTTAAGAGACCtcctttattattatagaggcaCATCTGCATCAGGACAGGACCAATCAGAAATTCCTTTCATTATCCTACATGAAagtaaccaataaaaaaacagtgcATCATCACTCGGCCAATCAGAGCTAATTCATAACTTAACggctgaccagtaaattctacctgctgattggttgctatacagTAGGTCACTAGGCCAGCAGCCAACTTTGCATCTTGTATTACATTATAGTGAATAtagtgccccctattgtaaaatataagtatattataagtcaccgaggagttaaaTGGCCACATTCAGCCTCGTGTctgtatacaggtcatggaattccgaggtgactaataatatcctcatattttccaacaaggggtactttatttattataatacacaagtttcagtgagtcatgtaacagaaatgacatcactaagctccgattataactgatgacatcactaagcagggTTTATAAGGATCtaatttgcaggatattcatggatcttgtgtatattatgtatataaattGTTTAGGGCCATTCTCACAGGCTCTGCACCCCCTAGTGGGGTCCCTAATGATTGTGAATCTCATTCTCCTATTCTATTGCAGGACTATAGCGCTGGCGTTTTCGTGCGCTTGAACGTAATGAAGAGACAAACCAACTGCCCCAAGTCTCAGTGGAAAGAGGGGAGAGAGTGCGGCGCTGTGAATCAAGGGGTGAGAATGACTGGGGGGCTGGATTAGGGGCATCATGGGGTGGATTGGGTTCCAGCAGTGGGAAAGTAAGTGCACGAGGGGTTCAGGCTGGTGGGGTTAAAGGGCAATGATCACATCAGTCAATTACATTTACTGACCCCCCCCTTCATGTCACCTTTCAGCAgcaggtccccaaccttttttggatgGGGACCGGTGTAGAGGGGGTCAGGGGAGTCGGGAGGGGGTCAGGGGAGTCAGGAGGGATCAGGAGGGGGCCGGAGGGGCCGGGAGGAGGTCAGGGGAATCGGGAGGGGTCAGGAGAGGTCGGGAGGGAGTTAGGAGGGGTTGGGAGGGGGTCAGGGGAGTCGGGAGGGGTCAGGAGAGGTCGGGAGGGGGTCGGGAGGGGAGTTGGGAGGGGTCAGCAGGCGGTCAGGGGAGCCGGGAGGGGTCAGGAGAGGTCGGGAGGGGAGTTGGGAAGGGGTTGGGAGGGGTCAGGAGAGGTTGGGAGGGGTCGGAATGGGATTTGGGAGGGGTCAGGAGGGGTCGGGAGGGGTTGGGAGAGGTCGGGAGGGGAGTTGGGAGGGGATTAGCAGGGGGTCAGGGGAGCCGGGAGGGGTCAGGAGAGGTCGGGAGGAGTGGAGGGGAGTTGGGAGGGGGTCGGGAGGGGTCAGGAGAGGTTGGGAGGGGTCGGAATGGGATTTGGGAGGGGTCGGGAGGGGATCGGGAGGGGTCGGTGTCAAATTCAGCACGCTGTGTTTATCCTTATTAAAGCATAAATgaacttaaaaataagtgaatgtaaaactggtgagggggctattctaagcctttttgtaatttacattcattatttattttattttgattccaagatattaagggatacatgtgctgttaatatgaatgaattttgttaaagaggctgatgttcttctgcttaggaaagatgtgagaaaggtttctaattttattcctaagcagaagaacatcagcctctttctttctcctgacaacttccttgactacttgctggtcagactggtgggaaactgaccagcaggtggtgctgttgttacacaattcattcatattaacagtacatgtatcccttaatatcttgggataaaaacaaaataaataatgaatgtaaattacaaaaaggcttagaatagccccctcattaatgTTATActcgcttattttaaaggtttacttctcctttatgtGTTCCTCTGCATTTGCCTAATAAATCTATTAGTAAGATTTCCAATAACCGCTGACCCCCCAGTGTATCTCAAATAAAGATGTAAAGTCAGCAGTGTCCCTGCAAAACTGTCATTTGTGTTTATCATGTGCCATTTATTGAcatatttatcatcatcatttctttATAAACTGCCAGCACATTATATTATTTCTGACAAATGGGGATCtggctcacaagagcttacaatctaaagggttagTGGAATGTTGTTGTAATGTGAGAGAATAGTCAGGGTGTAGAAATAAacaagctgtatatatatatatatataaataaataaagagagggGGTGATTATTTCTTGTACTGATGCTCTTTGTGTCTCTGCTCAGAGGGTGTTTGACTGTTGCATCTGCATCAAGTATCACTATGGCAACCGCGCCGTCCTCTCCAGTTTCATCGACTGTGTCCTGAGCCGCCACGTCAATCCGGTAATCTCCTCTCAGCTTCTCTCCTCTCAGCTTCTCTCCTCTCAGCTTCTCTCCTCTCTGCTTCTCTCCTCTCAGTTTCTCTCCCTCTCAACTTCTCTCCCTCACTGCTTCTCTCCCTCTCAACTTCTCTCCCTCTCAGCTTCTCTatctttctccctctctctcagcTTCTCTTCCTCTCAGCTTCTCTCCCTCTCAGCTTCTCTCCCTCTCAGCTTCTCTGCCTCTCAGCTTCTCTCTTTCTCAGCTTCTCTCTTTCTCAGCTTCTCTCTTTCTCAGCTTCGCTCCCTCTCAGCTTCTCTCCCTCTCAGGTTCTCCCCTCTCAGCTTCTCTCCCTTGCAGCTTCCCTCCCTCTCAGCTTCTATCCTCTCTGCTTCTCTCCTCTCAGCTTCTCTCCCTCTCAACTTCTCTCCCTCACTGCTTCTCTCCCTCTCAGCTTCTATCCTCTCTGCTTCTCTCCTCTCAGCTTCTCTCCCTCTCAACTTCTCTCCCTCACTGCTTCTCTCCCTCTCAGCTTCTCTCCCTCTCAGCTTCTCTGCCTCTCAGCTTCTCTCTTTCTCAGCTTCGCTCCCTCTCAGCTTCTATCCCTCTCAGGTTCTCCCCTCTCAGCTTCTCTCCCTTGCAGCTTCCCTCCCTCTCAGCTTCTCTCCCTCTCAGCTTCTCTCCCTCACagcttctctccctctctgcttcTCCCCTctcagcttctctctctctcagattCTTTCCCTCTTAGCTTTTCTCCCTCTCAGCTTCTCCTCTCTCAGCTTCTCTCCCTCTCAGCTTCTCTACCTCGCAGCTTCTCTCCCTCTCAGCTTCTCCCCTCTCAGCTTCTTTCCCTCTCACTTTCTCTCCCTctcagcttctctctctctctctctctctctctctctctctcagcttcTCTCCCTCTGAGCTTCTCTCCCTctgagcctctctctctctcagcttcTCTCCCTCTCATCacttccccatagactttcattgtaaCTACACTGAGTATTATTCCCATTACACTGAGTTCCTTTCATGCAAAACACGTGGATTCCTGGAAGCAATTGCTCAGGAACTGTTTTCTCTCTGTTGCAAGAGACGTGTCCCCAGGAAAACCGATTTCCACATATTTATTTCCTTAGATTCTTCCCTTTCAGTAAATGAGAGGCTGTTtgaaaaagttaaaggggaagttcagctACAATGTGACtgatattatatgtaaatatgtatttatgcgGCTTTACATTTGGTGCCGTATGTTCATATACAGGGGGTGGAACAAGTGGCCCAAATAAAAAGAGGCCATAGAACTTGGCCCATAGAGCTCACAATCTACGTGGTGTGTAACTAACATACAGAACAGGAAGGGTTAAATGTGCAGCCAGTGTGAGTGGTTGGGACATTAGGAGTGAATGGGACGTTGCTCTGGGGCTCCAAGGGGCTGATGGGAAATTCTATAGACCCACAGATACTGGGATGGGCAATAAAACTATGAGATGGGGTTCAGCCAATCACGTCTTTGCTCCACCCCCATGTGAATTTGTGTCATGTGACGTATGAGCCCCCAACTGTCACACAACATTCAGTCTCTGCCCCTGAATTAGCCCCCCCAAATGTGACCCCTCATGTGACCCCTCATTTGCTCCACTGAACACGGGGGTTAATCAGGATCTTCTGCCCATTAGTCATTAGATGATTTGGAGGAATAACTGGGTGGGAATATTTCTCAGATGCCCCTTTGCTCCCCCCAGACTGTGATTTACACCAATTTCTCTCCCCCCGACAGGAGCGTCAGCGCAAACGTTCGGATCAGTGTAAGTCGGTGAAACGCAAGAACGAGACGGGATTTGCTCTGCCGGGAGAAACGAGTTTCTCCAAATCCCCCAAATGAACTTTCTCTCCTTATTTAGGTACAAATGGGCCCCATGAAACCTCTACTTGCTTTGTACTCACTGTCCCACTATAAACCTACTCCACATTTATAtcccctcttgccttactatacacctactccacatttatatcccctcttgccttactatacacctacTCCACATTTATATCCCTTCCCATGAcaccctcttgccttactatacacctactccacatttatatcccctcttgccttactatacacctactccacatttatatcccctcttgccttactatacacctacTCCTCATTTATATCCCCTCCTGCCTTACTATACACTACTCCTCATTTATAtcccctcttgccttactatactacTACTCAACATTTATAtcccctcttgccttactatacacctactccacatttatatcccctcttgccttactatacacctacTCCTCATTTATAtcccctcttgccttactatacacctactccacatttatatccctttcCATGACACCCTCTTGCCCTTTACTATACACCTACTCCACATTTATATTCctccctcttgccttactatacacatactccacatttatatccctttcATGACACCTCTTGCCTTTACTATACACCTACTCCACTTTATATCCttccctcttgccttactatacacctacTCCACATTTATATCCCCTTCTCATACACCCTCTTGCCTTTACTAACCCTACTCCCATTTTACTATCCTCTTGCCTTATATACACCTACTCACATTTATATCCCTTCCATGAcaccctcttgccttactatacacctacTCCACATTTATATCCCCTCTTGCCTTACTAACACCTTTCTCCTCATTTATATCCCCTCTTGCCTACTATACACCTACtccacatttatatccctttcCATGACCCCTTCCTTGCCTTCTATACACCTACTCCACATTATACCTTTCATACCCTCTTGCCTACTATACACCTACTCCCATTTATATCCCCTctgccttactatacacctacTCCACATTTATATCCCTCCTTACACACTATCCCTTAtcccctcttgccttactatacacctactccacatttatatccctctcCATGCACCCCTCTTGCCTTTACTATACACCTACTCCACATTTATATCCCctccttgccttactatacacctacTCCACATTTATATCCCCTCTTGCCTTTTCTATACACCTCTCCACATTTATATCCCTCCATGCACCCTCTTGCCTTTACTATCACCTTACTCCACATTTATATCCCCTTTTCTTCATACACCTACTCCCATTTATAtcccctcttgccttactatacacctaTCACTTTATATCCCTTTCCATGAacccctcttgccttactatacaccactccacatttatatccctttcCATGACACCCCTTCTTCCCATTACTTTACACCTCTTCCCTTATATCCCTTCCTAtaccctcttgccttactatacacctacTCCACATTTATTCCTTCCCTCTTCCTTATATACACCTTAACTCCCATTTATATCcctctcttgccttactatacacctacTCCACATTTATATCCTTCCTgccctcttgccttactataccaCCTACTCCCATTTATACCTCCCTTTGCCTACTATACACCTCTCCCATTTATATCCCCCTTCCTTCTATACACCTACTCCCATTTAATCCCTctttgccttactatacactaCTCCACATTTATATCCTTTCCATGAcacctcttgccttactatacacctactccacatttatatccctcttcCACTAACCCTACTTACCTTCTATACCCTTCCATTTAtaccctcttgccttactatacccCCCCTACTCCACATTTTATTCCTTTGCCCTTTACTATACACCTACTCCACATTATATCCCTTTGCCATTCCCTACATACCACCTACCCACTTTATAtcc is a window from the Xenopus laevis strain J_2021 chromosome 6L, Xenopus_laevis_v10.1, whole genome shotgun sequence genome containing:
- the XB22065625.L gene encoding retinoic acid receptor responder protein 2 isoform X2 translates to MRMELGITWCLLVAVGLIVAAEEQVPMSELSDLQNKTLALAAEELHSKKHINNRFQVFSVQEATEEDYSAGVFVRLNVMKRQTNCPKSQWKEGRECGAVNQGRVFDCCICIKYHYGNRAVLSSFIDCVLSRHVNPERQRKRSDQCKSVKRKNETGFALPGETSFSKSPK